In Biomphalaria glabrata chromosome 11, xgBioGlab47.1, whole genome shotgun sequence, the following proteins share a genomic window:
- the LOC106071519 gene encoding putative malate dehydrogenase 1B, with translation MAKIVIAGRSDCPYFARVELLGDRLAKNLKKFKLHKLMIQPDKWDEWLHTTCAERGWEFHSSPIIWRELIDRGGKGVLIGGANEFQEYVKAYYDVESEMTSYEMRMVAAENKKTKDELDEEEKYFKSLSNPVNVCITNAASPVCYHLLHSISTGQVLGPKVELVIHLLVNSEEDLEQVMGTAMEAEDLALSLLRDVKVFTEAEEAFKDCQIIIFLDEIQRQEDMTMRKWYIQYMALFTFYGEIIDKKALRNCKVLVCGNGPINFNATILARSAQKIARQNVVAVASVVENQAKSVIGEKLNVNPAGVVNLLVWGNINAKRHLDVSKCQVHGYDGAITGPSWYSVNAIEMLHDNKWLSSEFPALVSARHLKVSRVMGRSTSLSTANSISTLLKLWFRGSPHGQIFSLAVYSEGWYGVPEGIFFSFPVTMDPKGYWHVVQDVFLTPETKLNIKSSIEDLQYELGIIREDNQPSKDEGTDTSQTSEPESPENNQDEPPAINEIETERTIDSTQSLDEGNSLNEISTVFVENFSTLEVTGDEEKPPEVLETVSEENPADLLTTENTS, from the exons ATGGCGAAAATCGTAATCGCAG gtCGATCTGACTGTCCATATTTTGCTAGAGTTGAGTTACTGGGAGATCGATTGgctaaaaacttgaaaaaatttAAGCTTCATAAATTGATGATCCAACCAGACAAATGGGAT GAATGGCTTCATACCACCTGTGCTGAGAGGGGCTGGGAGTTCCATTCATCTCCCATCATATGGAGAGAGCTGATAGACAGGGGAGGCAAAGGAGTCCTCATCGGTGGTGCCAATGAATTTCAGGAGTATGTCAAGGCATACTATGATGTTGAGTCTGAAATGACAAGCTATGAAATGAGAATGGTAGCAGCTGAGAATAAAAAGACCAAAGACGAACTTGATGAAGAAGAGAAATACTTCAAATCATTAAGTAATCCTGTCAATGTCTGCATTACCAATGCTGCCAGTCCAGTATGCTACCACTTGCTACACTCAATCAGCACGGGTCAAGTCCTGGGGCCAAAAGTAGAACTTGTCATTCACCTGTTGGTCAATTCTGAGGAGGACTTGGAACAGGTAATGGGCACAGCCATGGAAGCAGAAGATTTAGCCCTAAGTTTGCTGAGAGATGTGAAAGTATTCACAGAAGCTGAGGAAGCCTTTAAGGATTGCCAGATCATCATCTTCCTTGATGAAATCCAGAGACAAGAGGATATGACTATGAGGAAATGGTACATTCAATATATGGCTTTGTTTACATTCTACGGGGAAATTATTGATAAGAAAGCTTTAAGAAACTGTAAG gttttggTTTGTGGTAATGGCCCAATCAATTTCAATGCTACCATCCTAGCGCGAAGTGCTCAGAAGATTGCTCGTCAGAATGTTGTCGCTGTGGCCTCTGTTGTTGAGAACCAGGCCAAGTCTGTTATAGGAGAAAAACTGAATGTCAACCCTGCTG GTGTAGTGAATCTTCTGGTCTGGGGAAATATAAATGCCAAGCGGCATCTGGATGTCAGCAAATGTCAAGTCCATGGCTATGATGGTGCCATCACAGGACCTAGTTg GTATTCTGTCAACGCAATTGAAATGTTACATGACAACAAATGGTTGTCTTCGGAATTTCCAGCTTTGGTCAGTGCACGTCATTTAAAG GTTTCCCGGGTGATGGGCAGAAGTACCAGTCTAAGTACTGCCAACTCTATCTCAACACTCTTAAAACTCTGGTTTCGGGGATCGCCTCATGGACAAATATTTTCTCTTGCTGTATATTCTGAAG GATGGTATGGAGTTCCAGAAGGGATATTCTTCTCCTTTCCTGTGACCATGGATCCTAAAGGCTACTGGCATGTTGTGCAGGATGTTTTCTTGACACCAGAGACAAAGCTGAATATTAAGAGCAGTATTGAA GACCTACAGTATGAGCTTGGAATAATCAGAGAAGATAACCAACCATCAAAAG ACGAGGGCACAGACACTTCCCAAACCAGTGAGCCAGAATCACCAGAGAATAACCAGGATGAACCACCAGCCATCAATGAAATTGAAACAGAAAGAACTATTGACTCAACACAATCACTGGATGAAGGAAACTCGTTAAATGAAATATCAACAGTGTTTGTAGAAAATTTTTCAACTTTAGAGGTGACAGGTGATGAAGAGAAGCCACCCGAGGTATTGGAAACTGTGAGTGAAGAAAATC